One region of Manduca sexta isolate Smith_Timp_Sample1 unplaced genomic scaffold, JHU_Msex_v1.0 HiC_scaffold_2161, whole genome shotgun sequence genomic DNA includes:
- the LOC119191967 gene encoding trypsin, alkaline C-like gives MRNVLVLLAASLAAVAAAPRNPQRIVGGSITTIEQYPEIVALLFSQFGILYSQACGGTILNNRSILTAAHCPAGDRVSRWRARIGSTRSNSGGIVYNFNSFIIHPNYNRRTLDNDIGIMRTSSPIVYNAGARPGSIAGPNYALADNQIVWAAGWGATSYGGSSSAQLRHVQIWTVNQATCRSRYASIGRTVTDNMLCSGWLDVGGRDQCQGDSGGPLYHNRVVVGVCSWGRRCALAEFPGVNARVTRFSNWIQVNA, from the exons ATGCGTAACGTCTTAGTCCTATTGGCTGCAAGCTTAGCGGCTGTTGCAG CTGCGCCGAGAAACCCGCAAAGAATAGTCGGCGGTTCAATAACTACCATCGAGCAGTATCCAGAGATTGTCGCTCTTTTATTCTCCCAGTTTGGTATCCTGTATAGCCAAGCATGCGGCGGCACTATTCTCAACAACAGATCCATTCTGACTGCAGCTCACTGTCCAGC AGGCGACCGAGTTTCACGTTGGCGTGCGCGCATTGGCTCCACTCGATCCAACAGCGGTGGCATAGTTTACAATTTCAATTCCTTCATCATACACCCTAATTACAATAGAAGAACTTTAGACAATGACATTGGTATTATGCGGACTTCTTCCCCAATTGTTTATAACGCTGGTGCTCGGCCTGGTTCCATCGCAGGCCCTAACTATGCGCTTGCTGACAACCAAATAGTTTGGGCAGCTGGTTGGGGCGCTACTTCT TATGGTGGTTCGTCATCGGCACAATTGAGGCATGTTCAGATCTGGACTGTGAACCAGGCCACGTGTAGGTCTCGCTACGCCAGTATTGGCCGTACCGTCACCGACAACATGTTGTGCTCCGGCTGGCTCGACGTCGGCGGCCGCGATCAGTGCCAGGGTGACTCCGGTGGCCCTCTCTACCACAACCGCGTGGTCGTCGGAGTATGTTCTTGGGGAAGAAGATGCGCTCTCGCCGAGTTCCCTGGCGTTAACGCTCGCGTCACACGTTTTAGCAATTGGATTCAAGTGAATGCTTAA